The Moorena producens PAL-8-15-08-1 genomic interval TAGTTTGCCCATAAATACTATAAAATATAGTAGGATCATAAGTGTATAATTAACTAAAATTAAACTGGTGGATATTACCAAGTATTTACAGTCGGACTACAGATCGATATGAGGAGATGGTAAGATTAAAGTTATCTGTAGCCGTAATTCAAATAATTGGTATCAAATTGATTTACATTTATTAATATTAATCAAGTTTTACATGACCAAAGTATTGTAAAAAAAAGACTATAAATAACCGAAACAAAAGGAGTTGACGGCACTCCATAATATGGATAAATTTTGCTTCTACATCGATCAACTATAGCATCGATGTGAAAAGGGTTATAAACCTGTACAATCCGGATTATTGCCCTGAGAGTTGGTAATTATTAGTGTCTCCCTGCAAAAATTAGCATCCTCTTGGATATACAACAGGGGGCTGAAACCTTATCAACTAGTTAAAGGGGTAGACAATTGCAACAACTAACATTAAACGAGCAAGATGAGTTAAATACTCCTCAAAAAGGATTAAATCTCGGTCCGCTTTTGAGGATTGCCCGACGCCAAGCCATGGTGGTTTCAGGGATTGCAGGTTTAGTGACTGTTGCTGCTACATTTTTGAGTAGCAAATCTCCCTCTATATATTCAGGTAATTTTCAGCTGTTAGTTGAACCAGTCACATCTGCTGCAGCAATATCCACTGAACCAATGACACTTACTCGGGGTCAGGGAACAATACCTGGTGCGGGAAATTTTGAACTGGACTATGCAACTCAGATTAAAATCCTAACTAGTCCTGAAATCTTATCTAAAATCGTCAATAAAATTAAATTTCAGTATCCAGAGTTTACCCTTGGGCTACTTCAGTATTCTTTAACAGTTGAACGTCTCGAAGAAGAAAGTCAAGGTGAAAATACTAAAATCCTATCAATTACTTATAGTGGGACAGATCCCAAACTAGTAGAGTTGGTCTTAAAGACAACAGCTGAAGAATATGAGAAGTATAGTTTAGAAGACCGAAAAACCCGCATTGGTCAAGGGGTTAATTTTATTAATACTCAACTTCCTAAATTACAGGATAGAGTTAATAGTCTCCAAGGTAATTTGCAAAATTTGCAACAGCAGTATCAGCTAATTGAGCCTCAATTTGATGGGGAGCAATTGTCGAATAAAGTTCGTCAAATTGGCGACCAACAAAGAGATACAACCAGGCAGCTACAAGAGCTAATAAACTTAAAAAACAGCTTACAAAGACAATTAAAACTATCGCCAACTGAAGCTTTAGCTTCTTCAGCATTAAGTGAAGATCCTAACTATCAAAAATTACTTGCTGATCTTAAAGAAATAGAAAGTCAAATTGCGATAGAATCCGCTCGCTTTCAGCCAGATAGCCCTAATATTCAAACCCTATTAGAGCAACGGCAAAACCTACAAAATCTTCTCAATCGGGAACTACAACGGATTCTGGGTCAAAACTTAGGAGGTCAACCGATTAACCCCCGAGTGCGAACCCTTCAAAATCCAATTCGTTTACAACTGATTCAACAATTGGTTGATACCACCAACCAAATTGAGGTACTACAGGTTCGTAATCAGGCACTGATACAAACCAAAAACACTGTTGATCGCGAAGTCCAAGAATTCCCGATTTTTGTCCGTAAGTATAATGATCTACAGCGGCAGTTACAAATTGCTACTCAAACTCTCAACCAACTGGAAACTCAGAAAGAGACCTTGCAGGTGGAGAAAGCTCAACGTGAAGTGCCTTGGGAGATAGTTTCTAAACCTCAGCTTTTACGCGATCCGACC includes:
- a CDS encoding GumC family protein, whose amino-acid sequence is MQQLTLNEQDELNTPQKGLNLGPLLRIARRQAMVVSGIAGLVTVAATFLSSKSPSIYSGNFQLLVEPVTSAAAISTEPMTLTRGQGTIPGAGNFELDYATQIKILTSPEILSKIVNKIKFQYPEFTLGLLQYSLTVERLEEESQGENTKILSITYSGTDPKLVELVLKTTAEEYEKYSLEDRKTRIGQGVNFINTQLPKLQDRVNSLQGNLQNLQQQYQLIEPQFDGEQLSNKVRQIGDQQRDTTRQLQELINLKNSLQRQLKLSPTEALASSALSEDPNYQKLLADLKEIESQIAIESARFQPDSPNIQTLLEQRQNLQNLLNRELQRILGQNLGGQPINPRVRTLQNPIRLQLIQQLVDTTNQIEVLQVRNQALIQTKNTVDREVQEFPIFVRKYNDLQRQLQIATQTLNQLETQKETLQVEKAQREVPWEIVSKPQLLRDPTGKPIAESSQNKLIFLGVMGGLSLGMGTVILYDKSRNIFYEIKDIEEGHNLPVLGEIPFSKNPELFNNYSVDFNNDDDKKSEDYRFKKAFDSLYTNMHFRFCNPPLRSIAICSAMAGDGKSSVALNLAHMAASKGQRVLLVDANLHSPQLHTNLNLQNLPGLRDLLSNDQEVVMERSPFSDNLFVLTSGQSLVDSAQDLASTRMEKIMGHFQEKFDLVIYDTPNLLNYTDANFLAANTDGILMVVGLRGTKKSQFKQVLDQIDRFGLTCLGVVVNRVQPSSLTVSP